From the genome of Dermacentor andersoni chromosome 3, qqDerAnde1_hic_scaffold, whole genome shotgun sequence:
tcggcgggggcttaggcaggggtgcccattgtcacctctgatatttatgctgtacctacaaggtttagaggccaaaatacagcaaagcggactcggcttcaacctatcatttttcaaacaaggaaaattgattgaacagtcattaccaggactgatgtacgcggatgatattgtattaatggctgacaatgcaGAAGATATGCAGGAATTaatggacatatgtggtacagaaggagacagattaggcttgaagtttagcaaagaaaaatcagcagtcatgatttttaatgataacatttgcggcgagcataagatacaggaggccacgctgAAGATAGTCAataaatacaagtaccttggggtgtggataaataatggcattgagtatctgacagagtacgaaaaatatctaacgactaaaggtaacagaagtgcagcgattataaagagtagggcactgtggaactacaataggtacgaggtagtacgagggatatggaagggggtaatggtaccaggcctgacttttgccaatgcagttctgTGTATTAGAACGGAGACCCGGCAACAGTTGGAAAttaggcaacgtggtgtgggtaggctcgctctgggagcacatggcaagacaccaaatcttggagtgcagggggatctgggatggtctttCGAGGGCAGAGCGGCTAGTAGCAAGATAgtatttgaggagcgattgagaaaaatgggggaaattcggtgggctaggaaggttttcacttacttatacacgaggaatgttgacacgaggtggaggaagcgaactagaaaattgacaagcaaatacttgggcagtagCGGGGGGACAAGTAAGGAATCATCTGTCAAGAAAATGGTTAAtgagacagagaggggtatgtggagtACAGAGATGCTAACCAAATCGGCATtggagacatacaggacgtttaagcaagaaatagccaaagaaaatatttactataactctaagggaagctcaatgttgtttgaagccaggacaggtgtactgcggactaaaacgtaccgagccagataccaggagatagatttggtgtgcgaggcgtgtggagaggaggaggaaacggctgaacacctgatacttgcttgtaatcTACTTCACCCTGCATTTGAAtctaacggggaactattcaaagctttagGTTTTAAAGATAGTGAAAGtagaatagactttgaacaggtagaaataactaaacggagactgtctgattggtggataatatcaacgcaaaagtaaaggagtaaatacataggtatgcatgcatatagaaccattaaaggctaggtggcgcgcgccgccgccgcccgattcaaagggttgagcctcaatcatccatccatccatttcttacgttaggcttcgactcgttcgaaacgagaagcgatcttgAAAACACCACCAGGTTATcaataatactctgtcgtcgaagcggcctgagactaagcgaaagccgtttacgcAATCATTCGttgcgaacgaagtgcattttacaaaaacaacgccaaattcaattcgaagcgggcagccgggaccgccgccatgttggtggctaattccttcccataattcctaatgcgacgatcctgcgtttacatggTCCGCAAGAGTTGgctcgcgcccgtaaatctaccctcgcctggcgcattaatgcgatgcaccttcctagcgcattactgctgtttacatgaatgtgatgcgATAGAAATGCCATGCGATGCGACagtgtcgcattcatgtaaacgcagcTGCCCTAAGTTTCGAGTGCTTCCCACCGGGGCATCGATCTCCTTTAAGAGCGCGAGTTTTCGACGGGAACATTTGAAAAAACAGAGCAGTTTTGTCGCAATTATATATGTCCTTCTCCGCGTAGCGCTCCAGCACGCcggcagctttgtctgcagccactgctgctttgccTGTGTGTCCAAAGACGCCGCTTCCCCTACCACGTTTTTGTAAACGATTCCGTGCCGCTCTTTAAAGCGCTGAATCCAGCCTCCCCCAGGCTCAAAATTTGGGCGTCccagaagaaaagcgaagttttTCGCTTTGGTGGCAAGTATTGGCCCACTAATAGGCTCACTATGCGCGCGGGTTGTGATAAACccctggtaaagcgcctcttcaacatcggcgtacaaagtgtctctaacccttttccgctgatcggcatggccgctgatagctcgtGCCTTCACAAttgcggtgctcccggttttcaggatggttgatatcgtcgactgggcgagctcatacttcttcacgagggcgctcaccttgaagccgtgGCAAAgatcctgcaaaatatccatcttcgtgtcaagcgacacagctttgcgctttgtcggcaccatcttcgaactgggttgtacCAATTGGCAAGAGGCATTGCAATTGGTTGTACcattggttgcacgctgcttcggtggcgtcagcctgctatcatAGCTGTTATAgccacggtgtaagaataatTTAGGTGTTGACACTGCGGCCGGCGCACCGTCCTGGTTGTGTTCGCCGCCGGCGCTGTTTCCGTTTCCCGGCGACAGGTGGCGCTAGTAGGTGGAGGCTCTCGGATTTGCGCTGCGTAGGTTATCGATGCTAAGCGTTGCTCGTTTGTCGAGCTCGATATCGGGGTATATAGAAAAGTATGCACAGGCATGAATACACCGGGATTCTGCAGTAACAAGACTGATTATCTAAATGAATGTGCAACTGATTTCTCGACGACGTTTTTATTATAGATCTGGTATCTAGCATACGTTGAAGCCAGTGTATCAATCGTATTTTCTAGTTGCGCCCGCCAATGTTAGCTaattaaagcaaaaataaataaattgtagccGGATTTTCGGGGAAATAGCGTAAGGACAGCTAGCCAAAATGCCGTTCCGAGCTTCGGTCGTCAACCCAGCAATCTCGCGCTGTGCGCTGGCGGtgcggctgccgccgctgctcATCTTCCTCTTTACAAAATAAACGTCCTCAAAGCACCTTGAACCATTGCACCTCTAGCTTACACATGTACTTGGTTACAAACTTCGCTCGACACGCG
Proteins encoded in this window:
- the LOC126520614 gene encoding uncharacterized protein, with amino-acid sequence MIRRGLRQGCPLSPLIFMLYLQGLEAKIQQSGLGFNLSFFKQGKLIEQSLPGLMYADDIVLMADNAEDMQELMDICGTEGDRLGLKFSKEKSAVMIFNDNICGEHKIQEATLKIVNKYKYLGVWINNGIEYLTEYEKYLTTKGNRSAAIIKSRALWNYNRYEVVRGIWKGVMVPGLTFANAVLCIRTETRQQLEIRQRGVGRLALGAHGKTPNLGVQGDLGWSFEGRAASSKIVFEERLRKMGEIRWARKVFTYLYTRNVDTRWRKRTRKLTSKYLGSSGGTSKESSVKKMVNETERGMWSTEMLTKSALETYRTFKQEIAKENIYYNSKGSSMLFEARTGVLRTKTYRARYQEIDLVCEACGEEEETAEHLILACNLLHPAFESNGELFKALGFKDSESRIDFEQVEITKRRLSDWWIISTQK